The proteins below are encoded in one region of Pelotomaculum schinkii:
- a CDS encoding VOC family protein encodes MIGVEIDMIVSDSLKALSLYEKIFNVERIEVTAYSKGKNEAVFNMYGTRFHMLDENPDFMLVAPKLSDPKPMWCNIIVSDIRETFSKALNAGCIEVQPITELDDFGVINAIFTDPFGYMWMLHQIVREVSFEERCGIMEEKLGK; translated from the coding sequence ATGATAGGTGTAGAAATCGATATGATCGTATCCGACAGCCTAAAAGCGTTAAGTTTATATGAAAAAATTTTTAATGTGGAGCGCATTGAGGTCACAGCTTACAGCAAAGGGAAAAATGAGGCTGTTTTTAATATGTATGGCACGCGGTTTCACATGCTTGATGAAAACCCTGACTTTATGCTTGTAGCGCCGAAACTCAGTGATCCCAAGCCTATGTGGTGCAACATCATCGTATCCGATATAAGAGAAACTTTCTCAAAGGCGCTTAATGCAGGATGCATTGAAGTACAGCCAATCACCGAGCTTGACGATTTCGGTGTGATAAACGCGATATTTACTGACCCGTTCGGCTATATGTGGATGCTCCATCAAATCGTGCGCGAGGTTAGCTTTGAGGAGCGCTGCGGCATCATGGAGGAGAAATTAGGGAAATAG
- a CDS encoding FAD-dependent oxidoreductase, with product MSKRILVVGGVAGGASVAARARRIDEAAEVIMFDRGPHVSFSNCSLPFHLSGIVQNSDDLVMMSPEKFKKQYNIEARVNSEVTKIKREEKKIVVKNLITGEEYEEPYDKLVLSPGASAILPKSIEEITRPNVFTVRNVVDIKKLHDYIVVYNIEDVAVVGGGFIGVEAAENLRLAGKNVSLIEAFDQIMAPFDYDMAQILQKEMIDKGVNLIIGDGLKKINEDSLELQSGKKVAAKVVVMAIGVSPETRLAREAGLEIGVTGGIKVDHNYLTNDKDIYAVGDAIEVYNRLTHKPSRLALAGPAQRQARAAADNMYNIPHNNKGVIGSSVVHVFDLGAASTGLNEKTAKAAGISYDFVYIIPGDKVGLMPDSCPMHFKLIYEYPTGRILGAQAIGKGNVDKRIDVIATMITMGGTLEDLKELELCYAPLFSTAKDVVNHAALVGLNLLYGRFKQVPVTKVRELVENDEFIVDVREKDEYAEGHLKNAINIPLSEIRQRLDEIPKDEPVYLHCRSSQRSYNAVMALQNLGYNNIINISGSYLGICCYEYYQDQVSGREKIVTEYNFK from the coding sequence ATGAGCAAGAGAATACTCGTTGTCGGGGGAGTAGCCGGAGGAGCTTCAGTTGCAGCAAGGGCACGCAGAATCGATGAGGCGGCTGAGGTAATCATGTTTGATAGGGGCCCTCATGTATCTTTTTCTAACTGCTCGTTACCGTTTCATTTAAGTGGTATTGTACAAAACAGTGATGATTTAGTTATGATGAGTCCGGAGAAGTTTAAAAAACAATACAACATTGAAGCAAGAGTTAACAGTGAAGTTACGAAGATAAAGAGAGAAGAAAAGAAGATAGTAGTAAAAAATCTGATTACTGGAGAAGAATATGAAGAGCCCTATGATAAACTGGTTTTATCTCCAGGTGCTAGCGCAATTCTCCCAAAAAGCATTGAAGAGATAACCAGACCCAATGTATTCACAGTAAGGAATGTAGTAGATATAAAGAAACTCCATGACTATATTGTTGTGTACAATATTGAGGATGTGGCAGTTGTTGGTGGTGGATTCATAGGTGTGGAAGCAGCAGAGAACTTGCGTTTGGCCGGTAAGAATGTCAGCCTCATAGAAGCATTTGACCAGATAATGGCGCCTTTTGATTATGACATGGCTCAGATACTTCAAAAGGAAATGATAGATAAGGGAGTAAACCTAATAATAGGTGATGGATTGAAGAAAATAAATGAAGACTCCCTAGAATTACAGTCAGGTAAGAAGGTAGCTGCAAAAGTAGTTGTGATGGCAATTGGTGTTAGTCCTGAAACCCGTCTTGCCAGGGAAGCAGGACTTGAAATCGGGGTAACAGGCGGCATCAAGGTTGACCATAACTATTTGACTAATGATAAAGATATTTATGCTGTAGGCGATGCTATAGAGGTTTATAATCGATTGACCCATAAACCTTCAAGGTTAGCCCTTGCAGGCCCGGCACAAAGACAAGCCAGAGCAGCAGCTGACAATATGTATAACATTCCCCACAATAACAAGGGTGTAATAGGTTCATCTGTAGTTCATGTATTTGATTTAGGAGCCGCATCCACAGGGTTGAATGAAAAAACTGCAAAAGCAGCAGGAATTTCCTATGATTTCGTATATATAATCCCGGGAGACAAAGTGGGATTAATGCCGGATAGCTGTCCGATGCATTTCAAACTTATATATGAATATCCAACAGGTAGAATACTTGGAGCTCAAGCAATAGGAAAAGGGAACGTAGATAAGAGGATAGATGTAATTGCCACAATGATTACAATGGGTGGAACGTTGGAAGACTTAAAGGAATTGGAGTTATGTTATGCACCTTTATTCAGTACCGCCAAGGATGTAGTGAATCATGCAGCTTTAGTAGGACTCAACCTCCTGTACGGAAGGTTTAAACAAGTTCCAGTGACCAAGGTTAGAGAATTGGTGGAAAATGATGAATTTATCGTAGATGTAAGAGAGAAAGATGAATATGCAGAAGGACACCTTAAGAATGCTATCAACATTCCATTAAGTGAAATAAGGCAGAGACTGGATGAAATTCCAAAAGATGAGCCGGTATATCTACATTGTCGTTCCAGCCAGAGAAGCTACAATGCAGTTATGGCACTCCAAAATCTTGGGTATAACAATATAATCAACATATCCGGTTCATATCTTGGAATATGCTGCTACGAATATTATCAAGACCAGGTAAGCGGAAGGGAAAAGATCGTTACGGAATATAACTTCAAATAA
- a CDS encoding putative DNA modification/repair radical SAM protein, with protein sequence MDVFHKLKILTGAAKYDVACTSSGVDRKAAAGGIGSAVACGVCHSFAADGRCVSLLKVLMTNVCVYDCQYCVNRRSNDSPRTTFTPRELAEVTFNFYRRNYIEGLFLSSGVLKNPDYTCEQMLEALRILREEYRFAGYIHAKIIPGADSRLIDRIGALADRISVNIELPSQNGLRLLAPDKSKHAILGPMGYIHNHIKESSSDRKRYRHGPKFAPAGQSTQMIIGATPDTDFQILNLTESLYETYKLNRVFFSAYMPVAENAILPAIGTKPQLLREHRLYQADWLLRFYGFTARELLDERHQSFNPYLDPKCNWALNHMEFFPMDVNRASYNDLLRVPGIGVTSVKRIITARRTAALNFDALRKLGVVLKRAQYFITCGGKIADGLKITWDAVLRALMSEKAWGMYNENSPPHPAAEQLSLFDESLSCQEDVQKCLTGQI encoded by the coding sequence TTGGATGTTTTTCATAAGCTGAAAATATTGACCGGTGCGGCAAAATATGATGTGGCCTGTACTTCCAGCGGAGTGGATAGAAAGGCGGCTGCCGGGGGTATTGGCAGCGCAGTGGCCTGCGGCGTATGTCACAGCTTTGCGGCGGATGGACGATGTGTTTCGCTGTTAAAGGTGCTTATGACCAATGTTTGCGTCTATGATTGCCAATACTGCGTCAACCGCCGTTCTAACGACTCGCCGCGGACAACCTTTACACCTCGTGAGTTGGCGGAAGTGACCTTCAATTTTTACCGTCGCAATTACATTGAAGGTCTTTTTCTGAGTTCAGGTGTGCTTAAGAATCCCGACTATACCTGTGAGCAAATGCTGGAGGCTCTGCGCATACTGCGGGAGGAGTACCGTTTTGCCGGGTATATTCACGCCAAAATTATTCCGGGTGCCGACAGCCGACTGATTGACCGAATCGGCGCGCTGGCGGATCGGATAAGCGTGAATATTGAGCTTCCCTCTCAAAACGGTTTGCGGCTGCTGGCCCCGGACAAATCAAAGCACGCTATTTTGGGGCCGATGGGATACATTCATAACCACATAAAAGAGAGTTCCTCAGACAGGAAAAGATATCGGCACGGACCAAAGTTCGCCCCTGCTGGACAGAGCACCCAGATGATTATAGGAGCCACGCCGGACACGGATTTTCAGATTTTAAATTTAACCGAAAGCCTATATGAAACATACAAGCTAAACCGGGTTTTCTTTTCTGCTTATATGCCGGTAGCTGAAAACGCCATTTTGCCGGCCATAGGCACAAAACCGCAGCTTCTGCGGGAGCACCGCCTTTACCAGGCGGACTGGCTGCTGCGGTTTTACGGTTTTACCGCCCGGGAACTTTTGGACGAGCGGCACCAAAGCTTTAATCCCTATTTGGATCCCAAATGCAACTGGGCCCTTAACCATATGGAGTTTTTCCCAATGGACGTAAACCGTGCGTCCTATAACGACCTGCTCCGGGTGCCGGGCATCGGTGTAACAAGTGTTAAGCGGATTATAACTGCCCGCCGCACCGCTGCTCTCAATTTCGACGCGCTCAGAAAGCTGGGGGTCGTACTTAAACGCGCCCAGTATTTCATCACCTGCGGTGGTAAAATCGCGGACGGCCTGAAAATCACTTGGGATGCGGTGCTGAGGGCTTTGATGTCTGAAAAAGCCTGGGGCATGTATAACGAGAATTCCCCCCCGCATCCGGCAGCGGAGCAGCTTTCTCTTTTTGATGAGTCGTTATCCTGTCAGGAGGATGTTCAGAAATGCTTGACCGGTCAAATATGA
- a CDS encoding iron chaperone, translating to MWKCPKCGRSFKNTNQDHYCGSVATIDDYIAAQAEDVQPLLRQIRETIRAAAPNAKEKVSWQMPTFWQGENLIHFAAARKHIGIYPGGQAVGVFSERLKDYKTSKGAIQLPLGKPIDYELIADITRWRVQQLEEDQK from the coding sequence ATGTGGAAATGCCCGAAATGCGGACGCAGCTTCAAAAACACGAATCAAGACCATTATTGCGGTTCGGTAGCAACAATTGATGACTACATCGCCGCGCAAGCCGAGGACGTTCAGCCACTCCTGCGACAAATCCGCGAAACGATACGCGCCGCCGCGCCGAACGCCAAAGAGAAAGTCTCGTGGCAGATGCCTACGTTCTGGCAGGGCGAGAACCTTATCCACTTCGCGGCGGCGAGGAAACATATCGGCATTTATCCAGGGGGCCAGGCGGTCGGCGTGTTCTCCGAGCGGTTGAAGGATTACAAGACCTCCAAAGGCGCGATACAACTGCCGCTCGGCAAGCCGATTGACTATGAGTTAATCGCCGACATCACACGCTGGCGGGTACAACAGTTGGAGGAGGATCAGAAATGA
- a CDS encoding type II toxin-antitoxin system MqsA family antitoxin encodes MIKKCFLCGGKTTKKLITAENWWGNDLTLIENVPSWVCDNCGEQYFEPEVCEELDRLRKTPPANKKLIQIPVYNFPKTGHPY; translated from the coding sequence ATGATTAAAAAGTGTTTCTTGTGCGGCGGTAAAACGACCAAAAAATTGATTACAGCTGAAAACTGGTGGGGTAATGATTTGACATTGATAGAGAACGTTCCCTCTTGGGTTTGCGATAATTGTGGTGAGCAGTATTTTGAGCCCGAAGTGTGTGAAGAACTGGATCGTTTACGCAAGACTCCACCTGCCAATAAAAAATTAATTCAAATTCCTGTTTACAACTTTCCAAAAACAGGACATCCTTATTAA
- a CDS encoding YeeE/YedE family protein, giving the protein MKKAEQILGFIVIILALLIGTTFLKPDMLFRLVIGIGLGYSLMRAYTGFAGSVNRAFNTGSTKLMRTMMFMFFISCILTTAFLFKADPTTYSLWINPINFGLLLGGLLFGFGMALSSCCASGVLTDLVTGLPRAFVTLVFFGLGVYLGFPVQNTASWVKQSWFTSPVGQKLAKGVFLPDLFKWDGLNGYLGALVLTAIFCGIAVYISYCYERRRKENNTYTGHNTEIAQDLDEKFDSKQFKLFSEATYNRYFVKPWTLKQGAIALSILFAILMGVTKAGWGASTPYGIWFGKVLMVFGVSADSVAAFAKMKPDAFIQPFFQNAVSVQNFGIILGTAIYLLTAGVFKKIFMSEMHITLREVLLFALGGLSMGFGTRLSNGCNVGALYTPIANFSLSGWIFLIFLVLGAITGNILAKKAFAR; this is encoded by the coding sequence ATGAAAAAGGCTGAACAGATTTTAGGATTTATAGTGATCATTTTAGCATTATTAATAGGCACGACATTCTTAAAACCGGACATGCTATTTAGGCTTGTAATAGGTATAGGGCTTGGTTACTCATTGATGAGGGCTTACACAGGATTTGCAGGCAGTGTCAACCGTGCCTTCAACACCGGATCAACAAAATTAATGAGAACAATGATGTTTATGTTTTTTATCTCGTGCATATTAACAACTGCTTTTTTGTTTAAGGCAGACCCAACTACCTATAGCCTCTGGATAAATCCAATTAATTTTGGTTTGCTTCTTGGTGGACTGCTGTTTGGATTTGGTATGGCACTTTCATCCTGCTGCGCCTCCGGAGTGCTTACCGACCTTGTAACCGGCCTGCCCAGAGCTTTTGTTACATTGGTGTTCTTCGGTTTAGGAGTCTATTTAGGATTTCCTGTACAGAACACTGCATCCTGGGTCAAGCAATCCTGGTTTACATCACCGGTAGGCCAAAAATTAGCAAAAGGTGTATTCCTTCCGGACCTGTTCAAATGGGATGGTCTTAACGGTTATCTTGGCGCATTAGTATTAACAGCAATATTTTGTGGAATTGCTGTCTATATATCATATTGTTATGAAAGAAGACGTAAGGAGAATAACACATACACTGGCCACAACACGGAAATAGCTCAGGATTTGGATGAAAAGTTCGATAGCAAACAATTTAAGTTATTTAGTGAAGCAACCTATAATCGTTATTTTGTGAAACCCTGGACTTTGAAGCAGGGGGCTATAGCACTCAGTATATTATTCGCCATATTAATGGGTGTTACTAAAGCAGGATGGGGAGCATCCACACCTTATGGAATTTGGTTTGGTAAAGTCCTAATGGTTTTTGGAGTTTCTGCAGATTCAGTTGCTGCCTTTGCCAAAATGAAACCGGATGCCTTTATTCAGCCGTTCTTTCAAAATGCCGTTTCAGTACAGAACTTTGGAATAATACTCGGAACAGCCATATATTTGTTAACTGCCGGTGTATTCAAAAAGATATTCATGTCAGAGATGCATATTACACTAAGAGAAGTATTGCTGTTCGCGTTAGGCGGCCTCTCTATGGGGTTTGGTACAAGGCTATCAAACGGATGCAATGTGGGTGCATTGTATACACCCATTGCAAACTTTTCACTTTCAGGTTGGATTTTTTTAATATTCCTGGTCTTAGGTGCAATCACAGGAAATATACTTGCCAAGAAGGCATTTGCACGATAG
- a CDS encoding type II toxin-antitoxin system RelE/ParE family toxin, producing MTEYKVVIEFPAQRDLQGILRYITATLKEPVIARRIYISIKEQILTLSQMPLRHSVVQDQQYAAIGVRKLLVENYIAFYIVNEAKCEVHVLRILYNRREWQNIL from the coding sequence TTGACAGAATATAAGGTTGTCATCGAATTCCCCGCTCAGAGGGATTTGCAAGGTATTCTCCGTTATATAACTGCCACGCTAAAAGAACCTGTGATTGCCAGGCGAATTTACATATCAATCAAGGAGCAGATTCTGACACTGAGTCAAATGCCGTTGCGGCACAGCGTTGTTCAGGATCAACAGTATGCCGCAATTGGAGTCCGCAAGCTGTTGGTTGAAAACTATATCGCATTCTATATTGTTAACGAAGCAAAGTGCGAAGTCCATGTACTGCGTATCCTCTATAACCGCAGAGAGTGGCAAAATATTTTATAG
- a CDS encoding helix-turn-helix domain-containing protein, with protein sequence MSRQRSIEVIESSPYVTIGELVRLTGVRYSTLKFYTEEGMLVFEQAEENLTRRYKRVDTIQRISYIKSLRAEGKTIPQIKDILNQTK encoded by the coding sequence GTGTCAAGGCAGAGAAGCATAGAAGTGATAGAGAGCTCTCCATACGTTACGATTGGAGAACTGGTAAGATTAACAGGCGTGAGATACAGCACACTCAAATTTTATACCGAAGAAGGCATGTTAGTTTTTGAACAAGCGGAAGAAAATTTAACGAGAAGATATAAACGTGTCGATACGATCCAGCGTATTTCCTACATTAAAAGTTTGAGAGCGGAAGGCAAAACCATTCCGCAAATTAAAGATATTCTCAACCAAACAAAATAA
- a CDS encoding ABC transporter ATP-binding protein, with the protein MDERKYKANYVVTLKNINFRYSGEKGGVTALQDINLGIKEGEFLCVLGPSGCGKSTLLKIIAGFLQSSAGEARMDNEPIHGPDWHRGVIFQSPTLYPWLNVQDNIGFGLKMRKFPQNEIEELTNRYFELVGLKGFERHKPYELSGGMKQRASLARILVNKPRMLLMDEPFGSLDSLTRQNMQTLIREIWTKTENTVFLITHDVDEALALATRIIVMSSRPGRILKEFQTSFTYQISGVGHEKARYKPEYMEIREEILNIINSQSEALKFSSPER; encoded by the coding sequence ATGGATGAAAGAAAGTATAAAGCAAATTATGTTGTGACATTAAAGAATATAAATTTTAGGTATTCCGGTGAAAAAGGGGGAGTTACCGCCCTTCAAGACATAAACTTAGGCATTAAAGAAGGGGAGTTTTTATGCGTACTTGGCCCATCAGGCTGTGGCAAAAGTACCTTATTAAAGATTATTGCAGGATTTCTTCAATCATCTGCTGGTGAAGCAAGGATGGACAATGAACCTATCCATGGGCCTGACTGGCATCGAGGGGTTATTTTTCAAAGTCCTACCTTATATCCTTGGTTGAATGTTCAAGACAATATTGGTTTTGGCCTTAAAATGAGAAAGTTCCCCCAAAATGAGATTGAAGAATTGACAAACAGGTATTTTGAACTTGTCGGCTTGAAGGGTTTTGAAAGGCATAAACCCTATGAACTATCCGGAGGTATGAAGCAAAGAGCTTCTCTTGCCAGGATTTTAGTGAATAAGCCGAGGATGCTTTTAATGGACGAGCCCTTTGGATCGTTAGATTCTTTAACAAGGCAAAATATGCAGACGTTGATAAGAGAAATCTGGACCAAAACAGAAAATACAGTTTTCCTTATCACCCATGATGTTGATGAAGCTTTAGCTCTTGCCACAAGGATTATAGTAATGTCAAGCAGGCCGGGCAGGATTCTTAAGGAATTTCAAACAAGCTTCACTTATCAAATTTCCGGTGTGGGGCATGAAAAGGCAAGATATAAACCGGAATATATGGAGATCAGGGAAGAAATTTTAAATATTATTAACAGCCAAAGTGAAGCGCTGAAGTTTTCATCACCTGAACGTTAA
- a CDS encoding DUF4258 domain-containing protein yields the protein MSVQIPLLYMWDDTLDILKIRDKILKGEWVLSRHARIRAGQRCIRDFDLVIAIANGEIIEDYPEDQRGHSCLVLGHTKDGQPVHSVCAFDPSGTFVIITAYFPEPPKWKDPKTRGVN from the coding sequence GTGAGTGTTCAAATCCCTTTGCTTTATATGTGGGACGATACATTGGATATCTTGAAAATCCGTGATAAAATACTTAAAGGTGAATGGGTTTTAAGCCGTCACGCCAGAATAAGGGCAGGACAGCGATGCATAAGAGATTTTGACCTAGTCATCGCCATAGCGAATGGAGAGATTATTGAAGATTACCCTGAAGACCAGCGTGGCCACAGTTGTCTTGTGCTGGGTCATACTAAAGATGGTCAGCCGGTACACTCCGTTTGTGCTTTTGACCCTTCAGGCACCTTTGTTATAATAACCGCATATTTTCCCGAGCCTCCCAAGTGGAAGGATCCTAAAACACGTGGGGTGAATTGA
- a CDS encoding type II toxin-antitoxin system prevent-host-death family antitoxin encodes MATIRPSSDLRNKYNEISEFCNKYNEPVFITKNGTGDLVILSNAEYERLSGKYELSRLLDEALASMKKGTGRPAEEVFAEIEREFGFDRI; translated from the coding sequence ATGGCCACTATCAGGCCAAGTTCAGACTTACGCAATAAATACAATGAAATCTCAGAGTTTTGTAACAAATATAACGAGCCGGTGTTTATCACCAAGAATGGTACAGGCGATTTGGTTATCTTGTCAAATGCCGAGTATGAGCGTTTGAGCGGAAAATACGAACTGTCCCGCCTGCTTGACGAAGCTCTGGCATCCATGAAAAAAGGAACAGGCCGTCCGGCAGAGGAAGTATTTGCTGAGATTGAGAGGGAATTCGGCTTTGACAGAATATAA
- a CDS encoding IS110 family transposase translates to MALKIVYPICCGIDVHKTFVVACIASTNSQGVTTYKRHRFSTFTKGLNELSQWLCEHDCRDVCMESTGKYWIPVFNILEPSCNITLAHPKYVKAIRGKKTDKKDARWIADLFKHDLVAASFMPPLPIRQLRDLMRYRFKLTNFSSSEKNRFQNSLTVSNIQLGNVVSDTFGKSSMNIIDKLLDNPTDTSFDIEALIHGSLKGKIPELELAIDGLITSEQAGKIKVIKQHYEDLESRKADLETIILSLAESYSKEINLILTVPSFKNLFSAIAVVSEIGVNMDVFPTAKHLCSWAGLTPTNNESAGKKKSVRISRAGCYIKPLLVQCATAVVKSEKHPEIRNRYLQLKRRRGHKRAIIAIARMLLTAIYHILKNQEPYDPVLYKTSDVRPVNREITVEQAILLAQAQGYRIMTVAT, encoded by the coding sequence ATGGCTTTAAAAATTGTCTACCCGATCTGTTGTGGCATCGACGTTCATAAAACCTTCGTTGTGGCCTGTATCGCTTCCACCAACAGCCAAGGCGTCACGACCTACAAACGCCATCGCTTTTCAACCTTTACCAAAGGATTGAATGAGCTGTCACAGTGGCTTTGTGAGCATGACTGCAGGGATGTGTGTATGGAATCCACCGGGAAATACTGGATCCCCGTGTTCAATATTCTGGAGCCTTCCTGCAACATCACGCTGGCTCACCCGAAGTACGTCAAGGCCATTCGTGGCAAAAAGACAGACAAGAAAGATGCTAGGTGGATTGCCGATTTGTTCAAGCATGACCTTGTTGCGGCAAGCTTTATGCCTCCCTTGCCCATCCGGCAACTGCGCGACCTGATGCGCTACCGCTTTAAACTAACAAACTTTTCGTCAAGTGAGAAAAACCGGTTCCAGAACAGCTTGACGGTCTCTAACATTCAGCTTGGAAATGTCGTTTCCGATACGTTCGGCAAAAGCTCCATGAATATTATCGACAAGTTGCTGGACAATCCGACCGATACGTCTTTTGACATCGAAGCGCTCATTCACGGCTCCTTAAAAGGGAAGATCCCAGAATTGGAACTCGCGATTGACGGGCTTATTACGTCCGAACAGGCCGGTAAAATCAAAGTCATTAAACAACACTACGAAGACCTCGAATCCCGCAAAGCAGATCTGGAAACCATTATCCTTTCTCTTGCCGAGTCCTACTCCAAAGAGATCAACTTGATCTTGACTGTTCCGTCCTTCAAAAACCTGTTTTCCGCCATTGCCGTGGTTTCGGAAATCGGTGTGAATATGGATGTGTTCCCGACAGCCAAGCATCTGTGCTCTTGGGCAGGACTTACACCCACGAACAATGAGAGTGCCGGCAAGAAAAAGTCAGTTAGGATTTCGAGAGCCGGCTGCTACATCAAGCCTCTTTTGGTACAGTGCGCCACCGCTGTAGTCAAAAGCGAAAAACATCCCGAAATCCGAAACCGCTACTTACAACTAAAGAGGCGCAGAGGCCACAAACGCGCCATTATTGCGATAGCAAGAATGCTGTTAACGGCCATCTATCACATTTTGAAGAACCAAGAACCCTATGACCCTGTTTTGTATAAAACCTCTGATGTTCGTCCAGTAAACCGTGAAATCACGGTAGAACAAGCAATCTTATTGGCTCAAGCTCAGGGGTACCGAATAATGACTGTCGCAACCTGA
- a CDS encoding GOLPH3/VPS74 family protein, with the protein MKDLSISQEYVLCSLNKKGKFPALSTEIPVCVLAGGLTELLASNCIQIDEKNKVCVIGNLSEKQFHLKSLFDWLNTSKPMKIEKITQEYSLTFTDKRLNALVTDIGNSLADRGCVTSRKGGIFGNKFYFIPNPDEVDKVIQKIRAELLENGTISDETVALVSLLEKSHQIKKYFSKYESEQLKARLKEIKEAPSNQLVKQMVDYVDMIIAVTAVAAISTAH; encoded by the coding sequence ATGAAAGATCTGTCAATTTCTCAGGAATATGTATTATGTTCTTTAAACAAAAAAGGGAAATTCCCTGCACTTAGTACAGAAATTCCCGTTTGTGTTTTGGCAGGCGGGTTAACCGAACTGCTAGCAAGCAATTGTATTCAAATAGACGAAAAGAATAAGGTTTGCGTGATAGGCAATTTAAGCGAGAAACAATTCCATTTGAAATCTCTTTTTGACTGGCTCAATACATCCAAACCAATGAAAATCGAAAAAATTACTCAGGAATATAGCCTGACCTTTACCGATAAGAGACTGAATGCATTGGTAACGGATATTGGAAATTCTTTGGCTGACAGAGGTTGTGTGACCTCTCGAAAAGGCGGCATCTTCGGCAATAAATTTTATTTTATCCCCAATCCGGACGAAGTTGATAAAGTGATACAAAAGATAAGAGCGGAGTTGCTTGAAAACGGAACCATATCCGATGAAACAGTGGCACTGGTTAGTCTGCTGGAAAAAAGCCATCAGATAAAAAAATATTTTTCTAAATATGAGTCTGAACAATTAAAGGCCCGTTTAAAAGAAATCAAAGAAGCTCCTTCCAATCAGTTGGTAAAGCAAATGGTGGATTATGTTGATATGATTATCGCTGTTACTGCCGTTGCCGCGATATCGACAGCGCATTAA
- a CDS encoding NAD(P)H-dependent oxidoreductase — MAELDSIDAIVIGSPVYYAGPTGQLTAFLDRLFFSVALWRGRVWPCSVILVGLVKRGLAVHSGAAAPVPSRVIAAVPTTIFPVRLPHFQCRAAVRH; from the coding sequence ATGGCGGAACTGGACAGTATCGACGCGATCGTGATTGGATCGCCAGTATATTATGCAGGACCGACCGGCCAACTTACCGCGTTTTTGGACCGGTTGTTCTTTAGTGTTGCTTTATGGCGCGGCCGTGTCTGGCCGTGCTCGGTCATCCTTGTGGGTCTGGTAAAGCGGGGCCTTGCAGTACATTCAGGAGCGGCTGCTCCTGTTCCCAGTAGGGTTATTGCTGCTGTACCTACTACCATATTCCCGGTGCGGTTGCCCCATTTCCAATGCCGGGCCGCTGTCCGGCATTGA